ATTCGACAGCCCCTTGGCCAGCATAGCCTGGATAAGTCGGGCTTTTTGCTGTCCCTCAGGCTTCTCACGACTGGCAACATAACTTGTCTGGATACGGGTCTTTTCGATGATCTGATCCGTAGGGTTCAGCTTGGATAGAATATCATCAAATAAGAAACGGATAACCAGAAAGGTTTTCTCTCTGGAGAGCTCGTATTTGTCACCTTCGAGAATTTCCCTGTGCGCTTCTTCGACCCGGCTGGCAATAAACTGTTCGACAAATGCATTCCAGAAACTCTCGTTCAGTTCATGCTTTTCAATCAGCGAACTATACTCTTTCAAGGCCTGCTGCCCGAAGTATCGCAAAACAATCTCTTCGAAATTGTCAGTCACCAGGGCCATCCCATAGACAATGCCTTGCACGCATTTCAACAGGATGGCTTCAATATTCAAAAGCTGTCCCTGTAATTCGGATGAACGTTTTCCGTCTCCGACGATGGCCGCTTTTTCGAAATGAGCAAGCAGAACAATAAAATCAGCCACATGTGTGTGAATAAATTCATATCCGGGATGACCAGTTCGACCACACAACAACTCAACCACGCTCTTCTGTTGCGCGGTCAGCATGGGATATTCACTGATAGCACTGTTGTTGAGCACGATTATTTCCAACAGCATTTCCCGCTCAAGATTCTCACGCAGGGCGGAACGCTCTTTCAAGGCCCGAAGTCTGTTCTGGTACGCAGTCAGACGCTGCCCTTTCTCTGGTCTATTTTTCCCATTGGCCAATGATGCAGTCATGATGGTTGATCGTCCTTAATCTTCATTGAATTGCCACAAACCCTATGCCAACTCTGGTTTTTTTGCAAAATATATTCTCCTGAATACATCCATGGAGGAACACGTATCCTGTCACTTCAGGCTTGACCTTACCGAGCCGACACGCAATATAAACACCGTGATCACATGCACCAAATGCGGAGAAAAAAACTCCGACGACACGCTGATTTGCTCTCGATGCAAAAACAAGCTCCAGTCCTTACACCGATCCACGGTACAGGGGCAGCAGCATCCAAGACCTTTGGAGACTTTCAGACATGAAGGTGTCCCCACTGACGCATGGCGGTCTATCATGCGAATGGTCGAAGCATGGGCCTATGTTCTCGTTCTCGCGGGAGTCGCCGCGGCATGCGCCTATACAAAGACATGGTGGCCCATGTACCCAGCAGTCGGATTGCTTGGACTACTCATATGGTATCGGCAGGTCTGACGCGTCACCTGAAAGCCGACCGCATACCATTCATGAAAGGAAATAGATGATGGCAAAAGTGGCCCTTCTCCTCACACAAGGATTTGCAGACTGGGAATATGCCCTGATTGCAGGGACTGGCAGGCCATTTTACGGCATAGATATTCAATTCTTTGCACCAGAAGCTGGAGAAATTCATTCTCAGGGCGGCCTTGCCACTGTTATCTCGCAAACCGTTGAGAATATCCCCGAATGGTCACCGAACGCTGTTGTGGTCATTGGTGGTACTATCTGGACGTCTGAAGACACTCCCGATGTTGGAGAGTTGCTTAAAACACAGCATTCCAAAGGTGGTATCATCGCTGGTATTTGCGGGGGCACTCTGCCACTTGCCCGGGCAGGGCTTCTCAACGAGGTCTCGCACACATCAAACGATGCTGAGTTTCTCAATGAAAATGCAGCAGGCTATTCCGGCTCAGAGCAATTTTGCGCCAGTGTCTCTGCAATCTCAGACAACCGTGTGATCACCGCACCGGGAACCGCACCAGTCAGTTTTACGGCAGCAATATTTGAAAGTATCGGAATAGACGGGACTGTCGTAAAGCAATTTCGCGAAATGATGGCAGCAGAACACGTTTAGAGTTCAAGAGCCCGCACAGACTCTGTGTTTTTCTGCGGGCGTGCAGTAACAGACCCCCTCATCTGCTGAAGATTTCCCTTTACTGTTTTGCAGTGTCTCCATCCGCAGCCGGAGCGTCACCCTCAGAGGGAGCATCCACTTCAAGCGCCTTGCGCAGATCTTCTTCGAGCAGATCGGGAATAGGACGATCCCAGAATTTTTCGTCCAGCTTTTCTTCCACGGTCTTCTCCGAACAGCAGACTATCGGTTCAGAGGTCGGACATTCCACCGAAGAGAATCTGACGACACCGCACTTGGACGTGGAATCAAATTCATAGGAAAGAGTTCTTGTCAGAGTCAGAAATTCCTTTCCCTGAATTCGAATCTTGTTGTTGGAGATGCCAACCACGAAACGCGCTTCCTGTTTGGCGTAAAAGACTGAAAAGAGATAAATATTGTCACGTACCTTGGCCACATAGCTGACCTCCAGAGGGTCCTTGCACAAGGCCCGCGCCAAGACTTCTTTCCCAAGACAGATATCCATATCCTCGAATTCCGAAGCCAGGGCGGGAACAGAAGTCAGCCATATAAGAGCAATGGCGATAATGGCGAATATGATGCGTCGCATTGTCCGTCCTTATTGTCTATCCAAGATCAAGAAACTTCTGAAATCCTTCAGAATCTCTGGTTTCACATTTTTCCTTGCAGCCACAGCACTGATAATGCCCGTCTTTGAGGTACCATTCGGCCTTCCATGAGCAGTCGCAATTGAAATACTCGTACACCGAAACGTCAACCGCACCTCGGTATCGAGTATATCCTTCCTGTTTGATTTCGTTCTTAAATTTCATCGCCCTTTCTCTGGCTTTATTAGAGGTCACAGCCAAGAAAACCCTTACACCGGCTTACTTTATTTTGCAAAACTCATTCCGGGGCAAAAAATGCCATGAGCAAAGGAATCATCCCGTTTTTTGAGGAATGAGCAGTGACATGAAAAAGCTCACTGCCGCAATCGCGATAATGGCTGCACCAGAGGTGATGTCCAGAGAATAGGACAACCACAGCCCCGTTACAGTGAAAAACACACTCAAAACTGTGGCCAGAAGCATCATCAGGGACAAAGAACGGGTCCGTCGTTCTGCCATAAACGGCGGGATGGTCAACAATGCAATGACAAGAATAAGACCGACCACTCGGATAATCATGACCACGCACACCCCCACCATCACGATAAGCAGGCAATAGAGGAAGTCCACGGGAACACCACGGGAACGGGCAAATTCTTCGTCAAAGCTCATGACGAGAAACCCGCGATAAAAGAACAGGACCAAACCGAAGACCACAAAAGCCAATCCGGCCATGAGCCAGAGATCCTGCCGAGGTACAGCCAGGATGGAACCGAAAAGGTAACTCATCAAATCCACGTTGTACCCGGGGGTCAGATCGAGAAGAATGATACCGAGCGCCATACCTGATGCCCATATGACGCCGATGACCGTGTCCACACGCTCTCGCGCCCGCAGCGTGACAAGAGCCATGATCATGGCCATGCAGACCGTGAACGCCGCAGTCACAGGCAGCACGGGCAGACCAAGCATAAAAGCCAACCCCACCCCACCGTAAGAAGCGTGAGCAATGCCGCCGGAAATAAACACCATACGATTGACCACGACCAGTGAGCCAATAACGCCGCATATAAGACTTGCCAGCAACCCTGCAATCAGGGCGTTCTGCATGAATTCAAAGCCGAGAATATCCATCATGATTCCTCACCCTCGTTCGGACCATGGTCGTGACCGTGGGAACCGAGCACTCGATGCGGCACATGACCGTGGGTGACCAACTCCACGGGACAGCAGTCATTTTCGCTGCCGCCATAGGACATTTTGAACATATCGCCAGTGAGGACCGGAGCACTATGGAAGTGCAACGTCCTGTTGACGCAGGCAACGGATTTAACCCCTGACGCCAGGGAAGAAATATCATGACTGACCATAATGACAGTCATCTCTTCATTCAACTCGGCCAACAATCTGAGCAGAGAATCCCGGCTGACAGAATCCACACTGGCCGTCGGCTCATCCAGCAAAAGGAGTTCCGGGCAATCCACCAATGCACGGGCAATGAATACACGCTGCTTCTGCCCACCGGACAACCGCGCCAGATTGCGGGATTCGAATTCCTGCATATTGACGCGTGTCAACGCCTGACGAGCCTTGTCCTTGGCTTCACCGGGATGAAACAGCCCTGCTATACCGCCGAATCCTGGCTGGACAGTGCCCATGCAGACAGCATCCAGTACGGTAATGGGAAACGATTGCGCCACATGGGTGTGTTGCGGGAGGTACCCTATGCGGCCTCCGGCTTCACCGGGAGACACACCAAGTACCCTGACCGAACCGAAATCAGGTTTGAGCAGGCCGATTATGAGCTTGAGTAATGTGGACTTGCCGCCCCCGTTTGGTCCGAGCACGGCCAGATAATCTCCACGTTCAATACGCAGATCAACATTTTCGAGAATGGGAGTGCCGCCTATGGAATAGGTCAATCCCTCTATGAGAACAACAGGTTCAACCACTTATGACTCCTGAATTATATACTGTCGACGTGGGGAACCCTAGCATAACCGAAGAACTCATGTCACCCATGCCCATATCCAGGCAAATACTGGTATGGCAAGGGCTGCCACATACAACCAACCGCCCGCGACATTATTCGGTAGCCCAAGACGATTTGTAGCGAACCCAGTACAAAATCCAAGACCGAGACCGGACAAAAAGCCAAACAGGTGTGCTCCAAGATCGGTTTCTTCCCCAGCTCCGAGCATAGCCAGCAGACCGAGCCCCGCGCCGAATGGGATGACTGCGGACCGAATGAAATCGAACGTGCGCTGAACATATCCTGCGTCTGGATGATATCGTCTCCCGCTCATATGGAATGAGGAAATAGCCGCAAGCACGCCTGCCGCGCCAAAAGTGGCCGTGGAAAAACCGATGGCATCATGGTGGACACCAAGAACAATTGAATTAATCAGGTTGCCGAGAATTCCCGCTCCAAAAGTCAACAGCCAGGTCAATCCCGCACCGAGCCTGCGTGAAGCCAGCCAGATGAACACACCGCCGATAACCGCATTACCAGCCACATGTGGACCGCTGCCATGCAGCGTCAGCGCTGTCGCCAACCGCCACCATTCGCCTGAAAGGATGGCCCCGGCATCTGCACTGCCAAGCTTGACCCAGAGAGCTGGATACAAACCCATTCCAGGAAATGTCCGATTATATACCCAGTAGAAAAGCACGAGAAGAGCCAAAGCGTACATGGTCGGTTCAAGCCCGCTGACAGGCCGGAGGTCAACCAGGGTAACAGTCCGCCAGTCCGGCGTATTTTCCTCGAAGTAGAGCGAGATCTCGCCCTTTGCGCGATCCGCGAACCACTCTTGCACCTGCACCGTATACCCACCACCCTGTGCAGCAGACAATTGCCGGAGTCTGTGCGGCACATGGCGGGATGCAAGGATCAACGCCCAGAGTTTTGCCTCTTCATGCGACAGCTTTGCGGAAGGTTCATCGCGAACAAACGGAGCAAGATCGACCCAGACGGGTCGGAACGCGCGACCGAGAAAGCCGGAATCGTTGGAGGATGAGTGCATGGCCCCAGTGTAGGGGAAAAATGAATATGCGCAAACAGGTTTCCCTCTTGCGCGGACGGCCCGTGCCATCTATGGTCGCCAAAACACACTGGAGTTCCAATGTTCCAACGCCTGTCCCTCGTTATCCTGTCCCTGATTCTCACCATGATCCCGACTGTTGCCACCAGTGCGGACCTCGACACCATGATCGGACAAATGCTCATGGCAGGTTTCCGTGGTTATACGGTCGACACGAACAGCCCCATTGTCCAGGATATCAAAGACCGCCATCTGGGCGGAGTCGTGCTCTTCGACTATGACGTGGAGCTTGGTAAAGCGGAACGCAACATAGAAAACCCGGATCAGGTAAAAGAACTCAATCGACAACTTCAGTCTTTCGCCACGACACCACTCTTCGTTGCCGTAGATCAGGAAGGCGGCAAGGTGCAGCGTCTCAAAAGGGAATACGGATTCCATGCGACGCCTTCCGCACAAAACATATGCGCGTCCGGTGATTTCAAGGTACGCACCTCCGGCTACATGGTCGGCACGACCCTGTCGGCCAACGGATTCAATCTCGATTTCGCGCCAGTAGCAGACGTAAATGTCAACCTTGGTTCCCCGGCCATCGGCAAGCTGGAGCGAAGCTTTTCCGCTGATCCGCAAAAAGTGACGCGATGCGCCGAACTCTTTGCCGGAGAACTGAAACGAAGCGGTGTCCTCTCCTGCCTCAAGCATTTCCCCGGGCATGGCTCAGCAGGCACAGACAGTCACATGGGTGTAACCGATGTGACCAAGACATGGACCGAAACCGAACTGATCCCCTACCGCGAACTGATCGCCAAACGCATCCCCACGATGATAATGACCGCACACATTTTCAACGCGCACCTTGACCCGAAGTACCCGGCCACCCTGTCTCACAAGATCATCACCGGCATTCTGCGCACGGATCTCGGCTACGAGGGTGTCGTCATCACCGATGACATGAACATGAAGGCCATAACCGAGCAGTTCGGTCAGGAAGAAGCCATCCGTCTGGCAATCGAAGCCGGAGCGGACATTCTGCTCTTCGGCAACAATCTGCGCTACGACCCAGACATCGTGAAAACAGCCCATGCCGCCATCAAACAGATGGTCGACAATGGAACCATTTCGCACAAACGGATCGAACAGTCTTATGAGCGGATATTGGTGTTAAAAAAGACGCTGAATTAGAGCACCTGATTTGTCGTGCGCCAAAAACAGAAGCCACCATCGACTCCAATCAAATTCCGGGGCATCGACAACAAAGGCAAACAATCAGGCCATTAGTTCTGCGTAGCGAATTTCGAGATTTTTCCGTCTTCCGCAATCAACAAAAGCAAACCGTCCTTGAACTTCACGGTCTGCGGTTGCGTCAGGGATTGAAAAAAGCGCATCTCCTGATCATTTATAGCATCCACACAAGCTCGCATCGTGGCCGCCATGGGACCAAAAGCCACCACGGAGCCATTCAGCGTGTATGAGCCGTGATAGGAGTTACAACCGGCCAGACCTCGGACAGTCCCATCTTCACCGAATTCAATGGAAGAATGCGTCATGTCTATAACCGGCTTACCCAGGATGTATTCGGCAACCCAGACCTTACCGGTCAATTGCGGCAATATGGTCTCGCCGTTTTCCTGCTTGGCACATCCCATAGACAGAAAAGCGACAACAACCAGCGCCAGAGTAATTTTCGCTTGTATTCCGTACACGTCATACTCCTTCTCAATCTACCAGAACAGACCACCGCTGCCGAAGGTAAATACCATTGGCTCGGATTGGTCAGAACTGAACAACTTCAGTTCTTCATCTTCCACTTTGACTTTGCTGATCGTCGCCAAAAAAGTCAGATATGTATATTCCTGTTCACCCAAAGCCGCACCGCACGCCTTGCGGGTTGTCGCCATCGGGCCGAAAGACAGACTGTCGCCGGTCAGAGTATATTTCCCGTTGAACGAATTACAGCCGCCAAATCCTTCGACGGTGCCGTCGGCATTGAATTTAAGGGTCAGGGGAGTATCTGTCTCGACATCCCTGGCAAACAGGTTCTTCAAATTCCACACCTTGTTGACCAGTTCACTTTCCAGTGTTTTCTGATCCATGGTCGGGGTGTCTTCGTGAGAACTGCACCCGAATGCGAGCAGCATCACGAGCAGCAGTGAAACGAAACAACAATATTTTTTCCAGTTCATAGCCATGATTTTCTCCTTGATCTTCAATGCTCACAAAGGACTATCAGGTGGCTGCTTTCGTGGCAAGATACAATAGGAAAAGCCCCGGCACAGCACTGTGCCGGGGCCGTTGTATGCAGAGTGACGACTAATCGATCTTCGGGCAGGCCTTGAGGGCTTCCTCAATGTCACGCTGAGGCAGCTCAAAATTGGTGAGCAACCCCTGATTAAAAGCATCATAAGAGGCCAGATCAAGCATGCCGTGACCGGAATACAGGAACACGACCACATCGTCGGGACCGGCTGTTTTGGCGACTTCGATAGCCCCCTTGATGGCATGAGAGGTCTCAGGCGCAGGCAGGAAGCCTTCCGTCTCAAGGAAGAGCTTGGCCGCCTCAAAGCATTCCGTCTGAAAATATGCCACAGGCTCAGTCAGCCCTTCTTCAACGATATTGCAGACGATAGGGGCGTCACCATGGTAACGCAGACCGCCGGCATGGATGGGGGCAGGCATGAAATCGTGGCCGAGCGTATGCATCTTGACCAGCGGAGTCAGCCGAGCCATGTCGCCGAAGTCATAACGGTATTCACCGCGTGTCAAAGTGGGACATGCCTTTGGTTCCACCGGAATGAACTTGACCGGATCACCTGCCAGCTTCTCTGGCAGGAACGGCAGCACCAGACCCCCGAAGTTGGAACCGCCACCGACGCAGCCGACAAGGTGAGTGACTTTTTCATCGATCATTTCAAGCTGTTTCTTGACTTCCAGACCCGTGATCGTCTGATGGATGAGTACATGGTTGAGCACGGAACCAAGCGCGTATTTGGTATTGTCATGGGTTGCCGCATCTTCAACAGCTTCGGAAATCGCCAGACCGAGACTTCCCTTGCAGTCGGGATCTTTTGCCAGCATCTCCCGGCCGGTACGTGTCTCTTCCGAAGGAGAAGCAAAGATGGTGCCGCCATAGGTGTTGATAAGCATCTTGCGATACGGCTTCATTTCATAACTCACCTTGACCATGTAGACCACGCACTCCATGTCGAACTGCGAACAGGCAAATGACAGGGCCGTGCCCCACTGCCCGGCACCGGTTTCGGTGGCAAGGCGTTCAACGCCTTCAAGTTTGTTGTAATATGCCTGGGGAACGGCAGTATTGGGCTTGTGTGAACCAGCCGGGGAACCGGACTCGTCCTTGTAATAGATCTTGCATTTGGCGCCGATGGCCTTTTCGAGCTTGTCGGCCCGAACCAGCGGCGATGGACGCCACAACTTGTACACGTCGAGTACTTCCTGGGGAATGTCGATGAACCGATCCTGGCTCATTTCCTGTGCAATGAGAGAATCCGGAAAAATCGGAGCCAGCATTT
The genomic region above belongs to uncultured Pseudodesulfovibrio sp. and contains:
- a CDS encoding zinc ribbon domain-containing protein, translated to MEEHVSCHFRLDLTEPTRNINTVITCTKCGEKNSDDTLICSRCKNKLQSLHRSTVQGQQHPRPLETFRHEGVPTDAWRSIMRMVEAWAYVLVLAGVAAACAYTKTWWPMYPAVGLLGLLIWYRQV
- a CDS encoding DJ-1/PfpI family protein — its product is MMAKVALLLTQGFADWEYALIAGTGRPFYGIDIQFFAPEAGEIHSQGGLATVISQTVENIPEWSPNAVVVIGGTIWTSEDTPDVGELLKTQHSKGGIIAGICGGTLPLARAGLLNEVSHTSNDAEFLNENAAGYSGSEQFCASVSAISDNRVITAPGTAPVSFTAAIFESIGIDGTVVKQFREMMAAEHV
- a CDS encoding DNA-binding protein, with amino-acid sequence MKFKNEIKQEGYTRYRGAVDVSVYEYFNCDCSWKAEWYLKDGHYQCCGCKEKCETRDSEGFQKFLDLG
- a CDS encoding metal ABC transporter permease, encoding MMDILGFEFMQNALIAGLLASLICGVIGSLVVVNRMVFISGGIAHASYGGVGLAFMLGLPVLPVTAAFTVCMAMIMALVTLRARERVDTVIGVIWASGMALGIILLDLTPGYNVDLMSYLFGSILAVPRQDLWLMAGLAFVVFGLVLFFYRGFLVMSFDEEFARSRGVPVDFLYCLLIVMVGVCVVMIIRVVGLILVIALLTIPPFMAERRTRSLSLMMLLATVLSVFFTVTGLWLSYSLDITSGAAIIAIAAVSFFMSLLIPQKTG
- a CDS encoding ABC transporter ATP-binding protein; translation: MVEPVVLIEGLTYSIGGTPILENVDLRIERGDYLAVLGPNGGGKSTLLKLIIGLLKPDFGSVRVLGVSPGEAGGRIGYLPQHTHVAQSFPITVLDAVCMGTVQPGFGGIAGLFHPGEAKDKARQALTRVNMQEFESRNLARLSGGQKQRVFIARALVDCPELLLLDEPTASVDSVSRDSLLRLLAELNEEMTVIMVSHDISSLASGVKSVACVNRTLHFHSAPVLTGDMFKMSYGGSENDCCPVELVTHGHVPHRVLGSHGHDHGPNEGEES
- a CDS encoding rhomboid family intramembrane serine protease yields the protein MHSSSNDSGFLGRAFRPVWVDLAPFVRDEPSAKLSHEEAKLWALILASRHVPHRLRQLSAAQGGGYTVQVQEWFADRAKGEISLYFEENTPDWRTVTLVDLRPVSGLEPTMYALALLVLFYWVYNRTFPGMGLYPALWVKLGSADAGAILSGEWWRLATALTLHGSGPHVAGNAVIGGVFIWLASRRLGAGLTWLLTFGAGILGNLINSIVLGVHHDAIGFSTATFGAAGVLAAISSFHMSGRRYHPDAGYVQRTFDFIRSAVIPFGAGLGLLAMLGAGEETDLGAHLFGFLSGLGLGFCTGFATNRLGLPNNVAGGWLYVAALAIPVFAWIWAWVT
- a CDS encoding glycoside hydrolase family 3 N-terminal domain-containing protein, which gives rise to MFQRLSLVILSLILTMIPTVATSADLDTMIGQMLMAGFRGYTVDTNSPIVQDIKDRHLGGVVLFDYDVELGKAERNIENPDQVKELNRQLQSFATTPLFVAVDQEGGKVQRLKREYGFHATPSAQNICASGDFKVRTSGYMVGTTLSANGFNLDFAPVADVNVNLGSPAIGKLERSFSADPQKVTRCAELFAGELKRSGVLSCLKHFPGHGSAGTDSHMGVTDVTKTWTETELIPYRELIAKRIPTMIMTAHIFNAHLDPKYPATLSHKIITGILRTDLGYEGVVITDDMNMKAITEQFGQEEAIRLAIEAGADILLFGNNLRYDPDIVKTAHAAIKQMVDNGTISHKRIEQSYERILVLKKTLN
- a CDS encoding META domain-containing protein yields the protein MYGIQAKITLALVVVAFLSMGCAKQENGETILPQLTGKVWVAEYILGKPVIDMTHSSIEFGEDGTVRGLAGCNSYHGSYTLNGSVVAFGPMAATMRACVDAINDQEMRFFQSLTQPQTVKFKDGLLLLIAEDGKISKFATQN
- a CDS encoding META domain-containing protein — its product is MAMNWKKYCCFVSLLLVMLLAFGCSSHEDTPTMDQKTLESELVNKVWNLKNLFARDVETDTPLTLKFNADGTVEGFGGCNSFNGKYTLTGDSLSFGPMATTRKACGAALGEQEYTYLTFLATISKVKVEDEELKLFSSDQSEPMVFTFGSGGLFW
- a CDS encoding TrpB-like pyridoxal phosphate-dependent enzyme, with protein sequence MLKKIFLPQDQMPTQWYNPMPDLPTPMAPPLNPETMEPLTPEMLAPIFPDSLIAQEMSQDRFIDIPQEVLDVYKLWRPSPLVRADKLEKAIGAKCKIYYKDESGSPAGSHKPNTAVPQAYYNKLEGVERLATETGAGQWGTALSFACSQFDMECVVYMVKVSYEMKPYRKMLINTYGGTIFASPSEETRTGREMLAKDPDCKGSLGLAISEAVEDAATHDNTKYALGSVLNHVLIHQTITGLEVKKQLEMIDEKVTHLVGCVGGGSNFGGLVLPFLPEKLAGDPVKFIPVEPKACPTLTRGEYRYDFGDMARLTPLVKMHTLGHDFMPAPIHAGGLRYHGDAPIVCNIVEEGLTEPVAYFQTECFEAAKLFLETEGFLPAPETSHAIKGAIEVAKTAGPDDVVVFLYSGHGMLDLASYDAFNQGLLTNFELPQRDIEEALKACPKID